A part of Citrifermentans bremense genomic DNA contains:
- a CDS encoding FAD-dependent oxidoreductase, with translation MEKQTGKYQVKILGIEEYRALTACQSACPVGTDTKRYVSAISKGDYEKAYLIARQTNPLVSVCSRVCTAPCEKSCRKGATGNPVDIRALKRFACDQHGAASTKFVVQRLDELSRRSDWVSDRAGNHVLNLSRHLGKARLKGKGGAQPARVAIVGSGPTGLSAAHDLALLGYGVTIFEAAPQAGGQLRSGIPAFRLPKEVLQKEIDAILELGVELKVNTTIGADLTLSQLREQGYQAVLLTIGLQDPMRIQIEGTSLYGVYNGIDYVRHHEKIDLGKSCLVIGGGGVAIDCAQHAVRQGAEQVMIACLESWETIPASRVEIEDAQEEGIRFHPCMGPQRFLGEDGRVTGVQFMKVASILDGEGRFNPSYVPDSVEVFRVDSVILAVGQASNLSSLKGLEGLEITPAGQIKAGDDMSTSLPGVFAGGDVRWRFARNATEAIADGQKAARSIHGYLRGESLKVRQRGYMRALPVDFQNTRCDTIAAAKIPKREAGERVRTREEITLGFEEKQAREQAARCRQCSIQTVFDRSRCLLCGTCVDTCVQGTLKLVRLEEIEGDEKLVQLTEALEKGAPAAKARTAIIKDETRCVSCGMCARRCPGGAITMAEFNLDEEWE, from the coding sequence ATGGAAAAGCAAACCGGCAAGTACCAGGTGAAGATCCTGGGTATCGAGGAGTATCGGGCGCTTACCGCGTGCCAGAGCGCCTGCCCGGTGGGGACGGACACCAAGCGCTACGTCAGCGCCATCTCCAAGGGTGATTACGAGAAGGCCTACCTGATCGCCAGGCAGACCAATCCGCTGGTCTCGGTCTGCAGCAGGGTCTGCACCGCGCCCTGCGAGAAGTCCTGCCGCAAGGGGGCGACCGGCAACCCGGTGGACATCCGGGCGCTGAAGCGCTTCGCCTGCGACCAGCACGGCGCCGCCTCGACGAAGTTCGTGGTGCAGCGGCTGGACGAGCTCTCCCGGCGCTCCGATTGGGTGAGCGACCGCGCCGGCAACCACGTGCTGAACCTCTCCAGGCACCTGGGGAAGGCGAGGCTGAAAGGGAAGGGGGGCGCCCAGCCGGCGCGGGTGGCGATCGTCGGCTCCGGCCCCACCGGGCTCTCGGCGGCCCACGACCTGGCGCTCTTGGGGTACGGCGTGACCATCTTCGAAGCGGCTCCGCAAGCCGGCGGCCAGCTCCGCTCCGGGATCCCGGCCTTCCGTCTCCCGAAGGAGGTGCTGCAAAAGGAGATCGACGCCATCCTGGAGCTCGGGGTGGAGCTCAAGGTGAACACCACCATCGGCGCCGACCTCACCTTGAGCCAGCTGCGCGAGCAGGGTTACCAGGCGGTCCTTCTCACCATCGGCCTGCAGGACCCCATGCGCATCCAGATCGAGGGGACCAGCCTGTACGGGGTCTACAACGGCATCGACTACGTCCGCCATCACGAAAAGATCGATTTGGGGAAGAGCTGCCTCGTCATCGGCGGCGGGGGGGTGGCCATCGACTGCGCCCAGCACGCGGTGCGCCAGGGGGCGGAGCAGGTGATGATCGCCTGCCTGGAATCGTGGGAGACCATACCTGCCAGCCGGGTCGAGATCGAGGACGCGCAGGAAGAGGGGATCCGGTTCCATCCCTGCATGGGGCCGCAGCGCTTTTTGGGCGAGGACGGGAGGGTGACCGGGGTCCAGTTCATGAAGGTGGCGTCGATCCTGGACGGGGAGGGGAGGTTCAACCCGAGCTACGTCCCGGACTCGGTGGAGGTGTTCCGGGTGGACTCGGTGATCCTCGCGGTGGGGCAGGCCTCGAACCTCTCCTCCCTGAAGGGGCTTGAGGGGCTGGAGATCACACCCGCCGGGCAGATCAAGGCGGGCGACGACATGTCGACCAGCCTCCCCGGGGTCTTCGCCGGTGGCGACGTGCGCTGGCGCTTCGCCCGAAACGCCACCGAGGCCATCGCCGACGGCCAGAAGGCGGCCCGCTCCATCCACGGCTACCTGCGCGGCGAGTCGCTCAAGGTAAGGCAGAGGGGGTACATGAGGGCGCTGCCGGTCGACTTCCAGAACACCCGCTGCGACACCATCGCCGCCGCCAAGATCCCCAAGAGGGAGGCGGGGGAGAGGGTGAGGACACGGGAGGAGATCACCCTGGGGTTCGAGGAAAAACAGGCCCGCGAGCAGGCGGCCCGCTGCCGGCAGTGCAGCATCCAGACCGTCTTCGACCGCTCCCGCTGCCTTTTGTGCGGCACCTGCGTCGACACCTGCGTGCAGGGGACGCTGAAGCTGGTGCGCCTTGAGGAGATCGAGGGGGACGAAAAGCTCGTGCAACTCACCGAGGCCCTGGAAAAGGGGGCCCCCGCGGCGAAGGCCAGGACCGCGATCATCAAGGACGAGACTAGGTGCGTCTCCTGCGGCATGTGCGCCCGGCGCTGCCCCGGCGGGGCCATCACCATGGCGGAGTTCAACCTGGACGAGGAATGGGAATAA